The stretch of DNA TTCGGCCGGCAATTCGGTGCTGACCCGCAGCGGCGCCAGCACCACTCGCAGGCGACTCAGCGCGCTGCCAACGATATCGGCCGGCGCCACCCAGTCTCGCGCCAGCTTCAACGAGCCATGGCCGAGACGGGTCATGTCCAGCAGATTCTGAATGTAGCGATCCAGGCGCTCGGCCTCATCCCGCGTGCCTTCGAGCAGTTCGCGGCGGTCTTCCAGGGGGATTGCCTCCCCCAGCGCCAGCAGGCTGTCGATGCTGCCGCGCATCGAGGTCAAGGGGGTACGCAGGTCATGGGACACCGAGGCCAGCAGCGCACTGCGCAATTGCTCGGTTTCACCATGCAGGCGCGCCGCTTCCAGATCCTCGGCCAACTGTGCCCGGGCCAAAGCCTGGGCCAGGGGCTGGCTCAAGGCACTCAACAGGCGCCGACGCTGAGCGTTGAGCTCCTCGCCTTCTTTCGGACAGACTCCAAGCAAGCCCAGCGGGCCCTCGTCGACGGATAACGGCCACCACCACCAGCGCCCGAAAGGCAGGGTTCCGGTGCCCATCCCGGCCGGTTGATCGTGTTGCCAGGCCCAGTCGGCGGCGGCCCGTTCGGACTCGGAAAACTGCAAGGGCCCACCCGTCTCGACCTTCCAGCCACCCTGCCCGTCGCGATTGAGCAGGCACAGTTGCAGTTCCTTCCAGCCATTGAGGTGCTGCGCCGCGGCACTGATCACCGCCTGCCGGTCGGTGGCGGCGGTGAGCTTGCGCGACAGGTCCAGCAGCTCGCTGGTTTCTTCCTGGGTGTCGCGCAATGCCTGCAACTGCCGACGCTGACGCGCCGCCAGGTTGCCGGTCAGGGCCGCCATCAACAGGAAGAACAGCAGCGTCAGCACGTCTTCCTCGCGCTGGATGGCGAAGGAGAACGTCGGCGGAATGAACAGGAAATCGTAGGTCAGGAACGACAACGCCGCGCACACCAGTGCCGGCCCGAGACTGCTGCGCACCGCCACCAGCAGCACCGCGGCGAGGAACACCAGGGAGATGTTCGGCAACGCCAGCACGCTCGCCACCGCCCACGACAGCCCCGAAGCCAGGACCGTCGCCAGGACCGCCAGGGCGTAGTCGAACCAGACCAGCGAACGCTCCACCCGCAGGCGCGGCTGGCCGGGTTCGTCCTCGCTGTCGAGCACGTTGATTTCCAGGCCCTGGGCGTTGCGCAGCAGGCGCGCCGCCAGGCCGCCGCCGAACAAACGGCGGCGCAGGCGTTTGCGTGACTGCCCCACCAGCACCAGGCTGGCGCGCCGCTCCGCGGCATGCTGGATCAGGGTCTTGGCCACCTCGCCGGCCCGCAGCAGGACCACCTCGCCGCCCAGGCGCTCGGCCAGTTGTTGGGCACTTTGCAGGCGCTGGCGAGCTTGCTCGTCAGGCA from Pseudomonas chlororaphis subsp. chlororaphis encodes:
- a CDS encoding sensor histidine kinase, producing the protein MSDSGRADALLADLSHDGRGRLKVFLGAAPGVGKTYAMLQAAHTQLRQGVTVLAGVVETHGRAETEALLGGLPQQPLVRSEYRGVMLEEMDLDGLLKAKPKLVLVDELAHTNAPGSRHAKRWQDVQELLAAGIDVFTTVNVQHLESLNDQVRGITGVQVRETLPDWVLQEAYELLLVDLPPRELLERLREGKVYVPEQARAAIDAFFTQTNLTALRELAMQAAAAQVDDDLAQGYRKLGQAAPAVRGRLLVGVDGDAQAERLVRHASHVARRRHLPWSLVHVDDGRVPDEQARQRLQSAQQLAERLGGEVVLLRAGEVAKTLIQHAAERRASLVLVGQSRKRLRRRLFGGGLAARLLRNAQGLEINVLDSEDEPGQPRLRVERSLVWFDYALAVLATVLASGLSWAVASVLALPNISLVFLAAVLLVAVRSSLGPALVCAALSFLTYDFLFIPPTFSFAIQREEDVLTLLFFLLMAALTGNLAARQRRQLQALRDTQEETSELLDLSRKLTAATDRQAVISAAAQHLNGWKELQLCLLNRDGQGGWKVETGGPLQFSESERAAADWAWQHDQPAGMGTGTLPFGRWWWWPLSVDEGPLGLLGVCPKEGEELNAQRRRLLSALSQPLAQALARAQLAEDLEAARLHGETEQLRSALLASVSHDLRTPLTSMRGSIDSLLALGEAIPLEDRRELLEGTRDEAERLDRYIQNLLDMTRLGHGSLKLARDWVAPADIVGSALSRLRVVLAPLRVSTELPAELPLLFVHAALIEQALINVLENAARFSPSNGRLQLSVGTRDTELLFAVSDEGPGIPVEDRPRIFDMFYTAARGDRGGQGTGLGLAICQGMVGAHGGRITVGEGIDGRGTCITLCLPLQAQPELEGEA